A stretch of the Xiphophorus couchianus chromosome 15, X_couchianus-1.0, whole genome shotgun sequence genome encodes the following:
- the LOC114158314 gene encoding usherin yields MAAIALLLLAVVLGVVLHRALNKPPLTRARPPLVALPMQKRSPMAVYPPSNSVLFDMVPDTTGFSSSVTLKGFSMKIEEILEAKCEPTEEIVAGEEEGVLSVNSLRRSISQVIDGKSLAGDDDVWDPNISAHDSGMFMDDEEFVDTIKGFSTVRKEHTMFTDTNL; encoded by the exons ATGGCCGCCAtcgccctgctgctgctggccgtCGTGTTAGGAGTCGTGCTTCACAGG GCCCTGAATAAACCCCCCCTCACCAGGGCGAGGCCTCCTCTGGTCGCTCTCCCCATGCAGAAGAGGAGCCCCATGGCTGTGTACCCGCCCAGCAACTCTGTCCTG TTCGACATGGTGCCAGACACTACCGGCTTCTCCAGCAGCGTGACCCTGAAGGGATTCTCCATGAAGATTGAG GAGATTCTGGAGGCTAAATGCGAGCCCACCGAAGAGATCGTtgcaggagaggaagagggcGTTCTCAGTGTGAACTCCCTGCGACGCAGCATCAGCCAGGTGATCGACGGGAAGTCTCTCGCAGGAGACGACGACGTCTGGGACCCCAACATCTCAGCCCATGACAGCGGGATG TTCATGGATGACGAGGAATTTGTGGACACCATCAAAGGCTTCAGCACTGTGAGGAAAGAGCACACGATGTTCACAGACACCAACCTGTGA